Proteins encoded by one window of Pyrinomonadaceae bacterium:
- a CDS encoding terminase small subunit, translating to MKSKLTLKQRAFCLAYAGEANGNATEAARIAGYKGDDATLSVTGFRMLRKANIEAAIGELRRDAEKKASGKILSATETLVGLTRIALADIAEVFEPDGSFDLQKAKARNVSRLIKSISFDKDTGRMTKIELHNAHGAHVDLGKYHGLFPTKIVITPEDADRLADEAAKRYGLPLPETFGGEPLAKSEM from the coding sequence GTGAAGTCGAAGTTGACACTTAAGCAGCGAGCGTTTTGCCTGGCTTATGCCGGCGAGGCGAACGGGAACGCGACTGAAGCGGCGCGGATAGCGGGCTACAAAGGCGATGATGCGACCCTTAGCGTCACCGGGTTTCGGATGCTAAGAAAAGCTAATATTGAGGCCGCGATTGGTGAATTGAGGCGCGACGCTGAAAAGAAGGCCAGCGGAAAGATCCTTAGTGCGACGGAAACGCTTGTTGGCCTAACCAGGATTGCGCTTGCCGATATTGCGGAAGTGTTTGAGCCTGACGGCAGTTTTGATCTTCAGAAAGCGAAGGCTCGTAATGTTTCGCGGCTCATCAAGAGCATCAGTTTCGATAAAGACACTGGCCGAATGACCAAGATTGAACTGCATAACGCTCATGGTGCTCATGTTGATCTCGGCAAGTATCACGGGCTATTCCCCACAAAGATCGTTATCACCCCGGAAGACGCCGATCGACTTGCTGATGAAGCCGCAAAACGTTATGGACTTCCCTTGCCTGAGACGTTTGGCGGTGAACCTCTGGCGAAGTCGGAAATGTGA